From Mycolicibacterium nivoides, a single genomic window includes:
- a CDS encoding PucR family transcriptional regulator, whose translation MLQGVDLCEALGAGVVTTLVEGDPRAVSAVHLWGDRQPPGAGSLIAAIGATDEPVQMEIIDVAASAGAAAVVLPQPVPPDVCTHSAARGVTLAGLNPQMEWSHFIWFARGLLLEGQSAVAGAASAQQGLFALAEVVATILNSSVTIEDARSRVIAYSATTQTADIARTSTIMGRAVPTDVLKRLRASGVLKRLAREGRPFLVPAEEPGFAQRLVIPLRVGGQLVGSIWAIFDGRLDPDLVARLSAASTAVALHLVRFCAELELTGRYTAGQLRAALTGTASDAGQDVPLLSEPVRVVALQRLSMADAREDLALWRTFLRKKSWEDPVLVDIGDVVYAVVGQRAGPGGWPWLCGIVGSASPGAVGASRLSPGHAGLPAARVEADETLAAALRLDLRSATHEQVWDTIVLSRATTAVQSVAHSELQRVRDFDRTDGTELTITLRTWLENWGDVNATAAALNVHPNTVRLRMKKADRILQGRLDTPTQRIAALLLLRGWQR comes from the coding sequence ATGCTCCAAGGTGTAGACCTTTGCGAAGCGCTGGGCGCAGGGGTGGTAACGACGCTGGTGGAGGGAGATCCACGGGCGGTATCCGCCGTGCATCTGTGGGGCGACCGCCAGCCGCCCGGCGCTGGTTCGCTCATCGCCGCCATCGGCGCCACCGACGAGCCGGTGCAGATGGAGATCATCGACGTGGCGGCGTCCGCCGGAGCTGCTGCGGTGGTGCTGCCGCAGCCGGTTCCGCCCGACGTCTGCACCCACAGCGCCGCGCGAGGTGTCACATTGGCGGGCCTGAACCCGCAAATGGAGTGGTCGCACTTCATCTGGTTCGCGCGGGGCCTGCTGCTTGAGGGGCAGTCGGCGGTGGCCGGGGCGGCGTCGGCGCAGCAGGGGCTGTTCGCCTTGGCCGAAGTGGTCGCGACGATCTTGAATTCTTCGGTCACCATCGAAGATGCCCGAAGCCGCGTGATCGCCTACTCGGCAACGACGCAGACCGCCGACATAGCCCGCACCTCCACCATCATGGGCCGAGCCGTGCCCACCGATGTCCTGAAGCGACTGCGGGCCAGCGGGGTCTTGAAACGACTGGCCCGGGAGGGCCGTCCGTTTCTGGTGCCCGCTGAAGAGCCCGGTTTTGCGCAGCGTCTCGTCATCCCGTTGCGCGTCGGTGGACAACTCGTCGGCTCGATCTGGGCGATTTTCGATGGACGCCTCGACCCGGATCTCGTGGCGAGACTCTCGGCGGCGAGTACCGCGGTCGCTTTGCACCTCGTACGGTTCTGCGCCGAACTCGAGTTGACCGGCAGGTATACGGCGGGTCAACTACGTGCGGCGCTGACCGGAACGGCCAGCGACGCCGGTCAAGATGTGCCGCTGCTGTCTGAACCGGTCAGAGTCGTTGCGTTGCAAAGACTCTCGATGGCAGATGCTCGAGAAGACCTGGCTCTGTGGCGTACCTTCCTGCGAAAGAAGTCGTGGGAGGATCCGGTGCTCGTCGACATCGGTGATGTCGTCTACGCGGTGGTCGGGCAACGCGCGGGGCCGGGCGGCTGGCCCTGGCTGTGCGGGATCGTCGGATCCGCATCGCCTGGGGCGGTCGGCGCGAGCAGATTGAGTCCGGGCCACGCGGGGTTGCCGGCCGCCCGCGTGGAAGCGGACGAGACTCTTGCCGCCGCGTTGCGCCTCGACCTGAGATCTGCGACGCACGAGCAGGTTTGGGACACCATTGTTCTGAGCCGCGCTACGACCGCCGTGCAGTCCGTGGCACACAGCGAACTGCAGCGGGTGCGCGACTTCGACCGCACGGACGGGACTGAACTGACCATCACGCTGCGCACCTGGCTGGAGAACTGGGGTGACGTCAACGCCACCGCAGCGGCGCTGAACGTACATCCGAACACCGTCCGGCTACGCATGAAAAAAGCCGACCGGATTCTGCAGGGGCGGCTGGACACGCCAACCCAGCGGATCGCCGCCCTACTGCTGCTGCGTGGCTGGCAGCGCTAG
- a CDS encoding NAD(P)/FAD-dependent oxidoreductase, translating to MESVNSRNSVPRKQVAVIGAGMVGLCTAWYLQEYDIEVTVFDRDDVAAGSSWGNAGWLTPSIATPLPEPAVLKYGLGALLSHSSPVYVPPTANPTLLRFLAQFARNSTAKRWRKAMQALIPLNNEALAAFAEMELDLAEKSAPAAPFIAAYRTSADREVLLEEINHIRAAGQSVNFELLDGAEARAQEPALSSEINAAIRILDERFLNPAAFVHSVADAVVARGGKIVRDTDVDRIGQGAGPVRIAGRSFDAVVLATGARLNRLARPFGVKRLVQAGRGYSFTVKVDHLPIGPVYFPAQRVACTPVGDRLRIAGMMEFRDVEAPLDPRRIRVLRDAASGLLAGAHLDQREDEWVGARPCTADGLPLIGQSTDPRVFIAGGHGMWGITLGPVTGKLLALQIATGQTSPALRAVDPLR from the coding sequence ATTGAATCCGTGAACTCACGCAACAGTGTCCCGCGGAAGCAAGTGGCCGTGATCGGCGCCGGCATGGTGGGGTTGTGCACCGCCTGGTACCTCCAGGAGTACGACATCGAAGTCACGGTCTTCGACCGAGATGACGTCGCAGCAGGCTCGAGCTGGGGCAATGCCGGATGGCTGACGCCGAGCATCGCCACTCCCCTGCCGGAACCGGCCGTACTGAAGTACGGCCTCGGCGCCCTGCTGAGCCACTCGTCGCCGGTGTATGTCCCGCCGACCGCCAACCCGACGCTGTTGCGTTTCCTTGCACAATTCGCACGCAACAGCACCGCGAAGCGGTGGCGGAAGGCGATGCAGGCCCTCATCCCACTCAACAACGAGGCGCTCGCCGCCTTCGCCGAGATGGAGCTGGATCTCGCTGAAAAATCTGCTCCTGCAGCACCTTTCATCGCCGCATACCGCACCTCCGCTGATCGGGAGGTGCTGCTCGAAGAGATAAACCACATCCGGGCTGCAGGCCAGTCCGTCAACTTCGAGCTGCTCGACGGAGCCGAGGCGCGCGCGCAGGAACCCGCACTCTCGTCGGAGATCAATGCCGCGATCAGGATTCTCGATGAGCGGTTCCTCAACCCCGCCGCCTTCGTTCACTCCGTCGCCGACGCCGTGGTGGCCCGCGGCGGAAAGATCGTGCGGGATACGGACGTGGACCGCATCGGCCAGGGCGCCGGCCCGGTCCGCATCGCCGGCCGCTCCTTCGACGCCGTGGTGCTCGCGACCGGGGCCAGGCTCAACCGCCTCGCCCGGCCATTTGGTGTCAAACGGCTGGTCCAGGCCGGACGCGGATACAGCTTCACCGTCAAGGTCGACCATTTGCCGATCGGACCGGTGTACTTCCCCGCCCAGCGCGTCGCATGCACACCCGTCGGCGATCGCCTTCGCATCGCCGGAATGATGGAATTCCGCGACGTAGAAGCCCCACTGGACCCTCGGCGCATCCGAGTACTGCGCGACGCGGCATCGGGTCTGCTTGCCGGGGCCCACCTCGACCAGCGTGAGGATGAATGGGTGGGCGCCCGCCCGTGTACCGCTGACGGACTGCCGCTGATCGGACAATCGACCGATCCGCGAGTGTTCATCGCCGGCGGCCACGGCATGTGGGGCATCACGCTGGGCCCCGTCACCGGAAAGCTCCTTGCTCTACAGATCGCCACCGGCCAGACCTCGCCAGCGTTGCGCGCTGTCGACCCCCTTCGATGA
- a CDS encoding Rid family detoxifying hydrolase, translating to MTELKTISSPEAPKAVGPYVQAVAHAGILYCSGSLPLNPATGTIEAADIAAEVRQSLANLAAVCAEAGTNLGRTLRTTIYTTRLSSFADINAAYAEFFDVRSPARTTIEVAALPLGATVEIDAIVALS from the coding sequence ATGACTGAACTGAAAACGATCTCCTCACCCGAGGCCCCGAAAGCAGTAGGCCCCTACGTTCAGGCCGTCGCGCACGCGGGCATCCTCTACTGTTCCGGCTCACTGCCGCTGAACCCGGCCACCGGAACGATCGAGGCCGCCGACATCGCCGCCGAAGTGCGCCAGAGCCTGGCCAACCTCGCGGCGGTGTGCGCCGAAGCCGGCACCAACCTCGGCCGTACCCTGCGCACCACGATCTACACGACCCGGCTGAGCTCGTTCGCCGACATCAATGCCGCATACGCAGAGTTCTTCGACGTGCGGTCCCCGGCTCGGACCACCATCGAAGTGGCGGCGCTGCCCCTGGGCGCCACGGTCGAGATCGACGCGATCGTCGCACTGAGCTGA
- a CDS encoding M13 family metallopeptidase — translation MTVEAIKSGIDLSHVDPQARPQDDLFGHVNGRWLTDYEIPADRATDGAFRLLHDRAEEQIRDLIVGAASAATSDGAAASGDSAAGTDEQRIGDLYASFMDEQTIATRGLAPLLAELALIDGAADSDALASVLGGLERTGVSGGAGVYVDTDSKDSTRYLLHMSQSGLGLPDESYYRDEQHAEILAAYPAHIARMFTLVYGGEQGETAARIVALESKLAAAHWDVVKRRDADLTYNLRKFADLSADAPGFDWTGWLGALGTTPEKVSELVLRQPDFVTAFAALWASEDLEDWKAWTRWRVIHSRAGLLTEDLVAENFDFYGRTLSGTEQNRDRWKRGVSLVEGLMGDALGKLYVQQYFPPEAKARMDELVANLREAYRVSINELDWMTPETRAKALVKLDKFTPKIGYPARWRDYSALVVERDDLYGNYRRGHVVNSDRELAKLGGPVDRDEWFMTPQTVNAYYNPGMNEIVFPAAILQPPFFDADADDAANYGGIGAVIGHEIGHGFDDQGAKYDGDGNLVDWWTDADRAEFGVRTKALIDQYEQFSPRGLDGSHHVNGAFTVGENIGDLGGLSIALLAYQLSLKGKEAPVIDGLTGVQRVYFGWAQVWRTKSRDAEAIRRLAVDPHSPPEFRCNGVIRNIDSFYEAFEVADSDELYLEPAQRVRIWN, via the coding sequence GTGACGGTAGAAGCGATCAAGTCGGGTATCGACCTGAGCCATGTCGACCCGCAGGCCCGCCCGCAAGACGACCTCTTCGGCCACGTCAATGGCCGATGGTTGACCGACTACGAGATTCCCGCCGACCGCGCCACCGACGGTGCCTTCCGGCTGCTGCACGACCGTGCCGAGGAGCAGATCCGCGATCTGATCGTCGGAGCCGCTTCGGCGGCGACATCGGACGGAGCAGCGGCCTCCGGTGATTCCGCGGCCGGCACCGATGAGCAGCGCATCGGCGATCTGTACGCCAGCTTCATGGACGAGCAGACCATCGCCACGCGTGGCCTGGCCCCGCTGCTGGCCGAGCTCGCCCTGATCGACGGCGCTGCCGACAGCGATGCGCTGGCCTCGGTGCTGGGCGGCCTGGAGCGCACCGGCGTGTCCGGCGGGGCCGGTGTGTACGTGGACACCGATTCCAAGGATTCGACGCGCTACCTGCTGCACATGAGCCAGTCCGGCCTCGGGCTGCCCGACGAGTCTTACTACCGCGACGAGCAACACGCCGAGATCCTGGCCGCTTACCCGGCGCACATCGCCCGCATGTTCACGCTTGTCTACGGCGGAGAGCAGGGCGAGACGGCGGCCCGGATCGTGGCGCTGGAATCCAAGCTGGCCGCCGCGCACTGGGATGTGGTCAAGCGCCGCGACGCCGACCTGACCTACAACCTGCGCAAGTTCGCCGACCTGTCCGCCGATGCCCCCGGATTCGACTGGACCGGCTGGCTCGGCGCGCTCGGCACCACCCCCGAGAAGGTCTCCGAGCTGGTGCTGCGGCAGCCCGACTTCGTGACGGCGTTCGCCGCGCTGTGGGCGAGCGAAGATCTGGAGGACTGGAAGGCCTGGACCCGCTGGCGCGTCATCCATTCGCGCGCCGGGTTGCTGACCGAAGATCTGGTGGCAGAGAACTTCGACTTCTACGGCCGCACCTTGAGCGGAACCGAGCAGAACCGCGACCGCTGGAAGCGCGGCGTCTCCCTGGTGGAGGGCCTGATGGGTGATGCCCTCGGCAAGCTCTACGTCCAGCAGTACTTCCCGCCCGAGGCCAAGGCCCGGATGGACGAGTTGGTGGCCAATCTGCGCGAGGCGTACCGGGTCAGCATCAACGAGCTGGACTGGATGACTCCGGAGACCCGGGCCAAGGCGCTGGTGAAGCTCGACAAGTTCACCCCGAAGATCGGCTATCCGGCCCGCTGGCGGGACTACTCGGCGTTGGTGGTCGAGCGTGACGACCTGTACGGCAACTACCGCCGGGGCCACGTGGTGAACTCCGACCGCGAGCTGGCCAAGTTGGGCGGGCCGGTGGACCGCGACGAATGGTTCATGACACCGCAGACGGTCAATGCCTACTACAACCCGGGGATGAACGAAATCGTCTTTCCCGCAGCCATTCTGCAGCCGCCGTTCTTCGATGCCGATGCCGACGACGCGGCCAATTACGGCGGTATCGGCGCGGTGATCGGGCACGAGATCGGCCACGGTTTCGACGACCAGGGCGCCAAGTACGACGGTGACGGCAACCTGGTCGACTGGTGGACCGATGCCGACCGTGCTGAATTCGGGGTCCGCACAAAGGCTTTGATCGATCAGTACGAACAGTTCAGCCCGCGCGGGCTGGACGGCTCGCACCACGTCAACGGGGCGTTCACGGTCGGGGAGAACATCGGGGACCTCGGCGGGTTGTCCATCGCGCTGCTGGCCTATCAGCTGTCACTGAAGGGTAAGGAAGCGCCGGTGATCGACGGGCTGACCGGCGTGCAGCGCGTCTACTTCGGCTGGGCGCAGGTCTGGCGGACCAAATCCCGTGACGCCGAGGCGATCCGGCGCCTGGCGGTGGATCCTCACTCGCCGCCGGAGTTCCGCTGCAACGGCGTCATCCGCAACATCGACTCGTTCTACGAAGCGTTCGAGGTGGCTGATTCCGATGAGCTGTATCTGGAGCCGGCCCAACGGGTCCGGATCTGGAACTAG
- a CDS encoding DUF4240 domain-containing protein, whose translation MVDDVRHDEGSDADWFWDVIAAASRSRDHLREILGRLPKDAVYKFQDLFLDFAAELQDEPYRSSLGPDESEDGLEDAAHWVVSQGRVRYEAVLAEPSRMPSHVDVGDPANLGGLAYEVYFHRFGEPLDLI comes from the coding sequence TTGGTTGACGATGTTCGTCACGACGAGGGTTCTGACGCCGACTGGTTCTGGGACGTCATAGCGGCGGCCTCGCGGAGCCGCGATCACCTTCGTGAAATTCTCGGACGCCTACCGAAGGACGCCGTCTACAAGTTCCAAGATCTTTTCTTGGACTTCGCCGCCGAGCTCCAAGACGAGCCATACCGGTCCAGCCTCGGGCCCGACGAGTCTGAAGATGGTCTAGAAGACGCAGCACACTGGGTGGTCAGCCAAGGGCGGGTGAGATATGAAGCGGTCCTCGCAGAGCCAAGCCGGATGCCCTCACACGTCGACGTCGGTGATCCAGCCAACCTTGGTGGGCTCGCCTACGAGGTCTACTTTCACCGGTTCGGGGAGCCGCTGGACTTGATCTAG
- a CDS encoding L,D-transpeptidase, whose translation MPKSAKHALITAFMAAGVIGGMVLAPSAYADPEAPPAPVDPVVPGPPPGAYIPPLPADPAAPAAAAPATPAPIINYGSPTIPFTEGDAPGQSSQPFTGEAPFLPPSFNPVNGSMVGVAKPIYINFQRPIANRQMAQDAIRITSNPPVAGRFYWVTDTQLRWRPQDFWPSNTVVNIDAAGTKSSFRVGDYLVATVDDKSHQMEIMRNGKLEKTFPVSMGKPDGKHETKNGTYYVLEKFPDIVMDSSTYGVPVDSKEGYKLKVKDAVRIDNSGVFVHSAPWSVAQQGRSNVSHGCINLSAENAKWFYDNFGSGDPVVIKNTGGGWYNTPDGASDWQMF comes from the coding sequence ATGCCGAAATCGGCAAAACATGCACTGATCACGGCATTCATGGCCGCCGGAGTGATCGGTGGAATGGTGCTCGCCCCATCCGCCTACGCAGACCCCGAGGCGCCGCCGGCACCCGTCGATCCTGTGGTCCCGGGCCCCCCGCCGGGCGCGTACATCCCCCCGCTGCCGGCCGACCCGGCGGCTCCGGCCGCCGCCGCCCCGGCGACACCCGCGCCGATCATCAACTACGGTTCCCCGACCATCCCGTTCACGGAGGGCGACGCGCCCGGGCAGAGCTCCCAGCCGTTCACCGGTGAAGCACCGTTCCTGCCGCCGTCGTTCAACCCGGTCAACGGGTCGATGGTCGGGGTTGCCAAGCCCATCTACATCAACTTCCAGCGGCCGATCGCCAACCGGCAGATGGCCCAGGACGCCATTCGGATCACCTCGAACCCGCCGGTGGCGGGCCGCTTCTACTGGGTCACCGACACGCAGCTGCGCTGGCGCCCGCAGGACTTCTGGCCGTCCAACACCGTGGTGAACATCGACGCGGCCGGCACCAAGTCGAGCTTCCGGGTCGGCGACTACCTGGTGGCGACGGTCGACGACAAGTCCCACCAGATGGAGATCATGCGCAACGGGAAGCTGGAGAAGACCTTCCCGGTGTCGATGGGCAAGCCCGACGGCAAGCATGAGACCAAGAACGGCACCTACTACGTGCTGGAGAAGTTCCCCGACATCGTCATGGATTCCTCCACCTACGGTGTGCCGGTGGACTCCAAGGAGGGCTACAAGCTCAAGGTGAAGGACGCCGTCCGCATCGACAACAGCGGCGTCTTCGTCCACAGCGCCCCGTGGTCGGTCGCCCAGCAGGGCCGGAGCAACGTCAGCCACGGTTGCATCAACCTCAGCGCCGAGAACGCCAAGTGGTTCTACGACAACTTCGGCAGCGGCGACCCGGTGGTCATCAAGAACACCGGTGGCGGCTGGTACAACACGCCCGACGGCGCGTCCGACTGGCAGATGTTCTAG
- a CDS encoding MFS transporter produces MTSSVTGESLSAHVNPWTPRVATQLAVLAAAAFVYVTAEILPVGALPAIATDLQVSEGLVATLMASYALVAALTTVALVRLTARWPRRRTLVATLVCLTVSQVISALAPNFAVLAGGRVLCALAHGLMWSVIAPIGARLVPASHAGRATAAVYVGTGLALVVGNPLAAALSEVWGWRNAVAVIAVAAAVVALAARTLLPPLVPASGAARAAGVPRGHRRNRRLFTLSVLTLIGVTGHFIAYTFIVVINRDVVGIHGPHLAWLLAAYGIAGLGGMAAMARPLDLWPKASVLGCLAVLAAALLVLSVLAVESWSGRAAVVLGAVAVVVWGAASTALPPMLQASAMRTSPEDPDGASGRYVAAFQVGIMGGALIGGAIYDHGGAAPTVGAAAALIIVAMGGVALSRGVFTVSCTSAEK; encoded by the coding sequence ATGACCTCCAGCGTCACCGGCGAATCGCTCTCCGCCCACGTCAACCCGTGGACACCGCGCGTTGCCACGCAACTCGCCGTGCTCGCGGCGGCGGCGTTCGTCTACGTCACCGCCGAGATCCTCCCGGTCGGTGCACTGCCGGCGATCGCCACGGATCTTCAGGTCAGCGAGGGCCTGGTCGCCACCCTGATGGCCAGCTACGCCCTGGTCGCCGCGCTCACCACGGTCGCGCTGGTGCGGCTGACGGCACGTTGGCCGCGACGCCGGACCCTGGTCGCGACGCTGGTGTGCCTGACGGTCTCCCAGGTGATCTCGGCGCTCGCGCCGAACTTCGCGGTGCTGGCCGGCGGCCGGGTGCTGTGCGCGCTGGCTCACGGGCTGATGTGGTCGGTGATCGCGCCGATCGGGGCCCGGCTGGTCCCGGCCAGCCACGCCGGCCGGGCCACCGCCGCGGTCTATGTGGGCACGGGCCTGGCCCTGGTGGTGGGCAATCCGCTCGCCGCGGCACTCAGCGAGGTGTGGGGCTGGCGGAATGCCGTGGCGGTCATCGCCGTGGCCGCGGCCGTGGTGGCGCTGGCCGCCCGGACGCTGCTGCCGCCGCTCGTGCCGGCATCCGGTGCCGCCCGGGCCGCCGGGGTGCCGCGCGGGCACCGGCGTAATCGCCGCCTGTTCACCCTGTCGGTGCTGACGCTGATCGGTGTCACCGGGCACTTCATCGCCTACACCTTCATCGTGGTGATCAACCGGGACGTGGTCGGGATACACGGTCCGCATCTGGCCTGGCTGCTGGCCGCGTACGGGATTGCCGGCCTGGGTGGGATGGCCGCCATGGCCCGTCCGCTGGACCTGTGGCCCAAGGCCTCGGTGCTGGGTTGCCTGGCGGTGCTGGCGGCGGCGCTTCTGGTCCTGTCGGTGCTGGCCGTCGAATCGTGGTCCGGACGGGCTGCGGTGGTGCTCGGCGCGGTGGCGGTGGTGGTCTGGGGCGCGGCGTCCACGGCGTTGCCGCCGATGCTGCAGGCCTCGGCGATGCGTACCTCCCCGGAAGACCCCGACGGCGCCTCCGGCCGGTACGTCGCGGCCTTCCAGGTCGGGATCATGGGCGGTGCGCTGATCGGTGGCGCTATCTACGACCACGGTGGCGCCGCCCCGACCGTCGGCGCCGCCGCGGCGCTGATCATTGTCGCGATGGGCGGCGTCGCGCTGTCCCGCGGCGTCTTCACGGTTTCCTGCACCTCCGCTGAGAAGTAA
- a CDS encoding PPOX class F420-dependent oxidoreductase, which produces MVAVPDGYEDLLTRPLFGHLATTRPDGTVQVNPMWFEWDGTHLRFTHTTKRQKYRNVTAHPEVAMSIHDPDNPYRYLEVRGVVDEIVPDPTAAFFLSLNDRYSGSLNEVPADAPDRVILAVRPTLFSKH; this is translated from the coding sequence ATGGTTGCAGTGCCCGATGGCTACGAGGATCTGTTGACGCGGCCGTTGTTCGGCCATCTGGCCACCACCCGACCCGACGGCACCGTGCAGGTGAATCCGATGTGGTTCGAGTGGGACGGCACGCATCTGCGGTTCACCCACACCACCAAGCGCCAGAAGTACCGCAACGTGACGGCGCACCCCGAGGTGGCGATGTCGATCCACGATCCGGACAACCCGTACCGCTACCTGGAGGTGCGCGGCGTGGTGGATGAGATCGTGCCGGATCCCACCGCTGCGTTCTTCCTGTCGCTCAACGACCGCTACAGCGGATCGCTGAACGAGGTACCGGCGGACGCCCCTGACCGGGTGATCCTGGCGGTGCGCCCGACGCTGTTCAGCAAGCACTAG
- a CDS encoding MTH1187 family thiamine-binding protein, which translates to MIVAFSISPTGGDETGSVSAAVAEAVRVVRASGLPNETNAMFTNIEGEWDEVMAVVKQAVEVVSAVSPRVSLVLKADIRPGYTGQLTAKVERIEQALSD; encoded by the coding sequence GTGATTGTCGCGTTCAGCATCAGCCCGACGGGCGGGGATGAAACCGGAAGTGTCAGCGCCGCGGTGGCCGAAGCGGTGCGGGTGGTGCGGGCTTCGGGCCTGCCCAACGAGACCAACGCCATGTTCACCAACATCGAGGGTGAATGGGACGAGGTGATGGCCGTGGTGAAGCAGGCCGTGGAGGTTGTGTCGGCGGTGTCCCCGAGGGTCAGCCTGGTGTTGAAGGCCGACATCCGTCCGGGCTATACCGGGCAGCTCACCGCGAAGGTCGAGCGGATCGAGCAGGCGCTGAGCGACTAG
- a CDS encoding metal-sensitive transcriptional regulator, translated as MDVAENSGAHGYSAQKENYAKRLRRIEGQVRGIAKMIEEDKYCIDVLTQISAVNSALQSVALGLLDEHLGHCVTQAVSEGGDQAEAKLAEASAAIARLVRS; from the coding sequence ATGGACGTGGCTGAAAACTCGGGTGCACATGGCTACTCGGCGCAGAAGGAGAACTACGCCAAACGGCTGCGCCGGATCGAGGGTCAGGTCCGGGGCATCGCCAAGATGATCGAAGAGGACAAGTACTGCATCGACGTCCTGACCCAGATCAGCGCCGTCAACAGTGCGCTGCAGTCCGTGGCGCTCGGCCTGCTCGACGAACACCTGGGACATTGTGTGACGCAGGCCGTCTCCGAAGGCGGGGATCAGGCCGAGGCCAAGCTGGCCGAAGCGTCAGCCGCCATCGCCCGCCTGGTCCGCTCCTAG
- the ilvD gene encoding dihydroxy-acid dehydratase: protein MSADQPDIKPRSRDVTDGLEKTAARGMLRAVGMGDDDWVKPQIGVGSSWNEITPCNMSLQRLAKDVKNGVHEAGGYPLEFGTISVSDGISMGHEGMHFSLVSREVIADSVETVVQAERLDGTVLLAGCDKSIPGMLMAAARLDLASVFFYNGSIMPGIAKLTDGTEKEVTIIDAFEAVGACVRGLMSREDVDIIERAICPGEGACGGMYTANTMASAAEALGMSLPGSASPVAVDKRRGEYARKSGEAVVEMLRRGITARDILTKEAFENAIAVVMAFGGSTNAVLHLLAIAREAEVELTLADFTRIGAKVPHLADVKPFGRHVMKDVDEIGGVPVVMRALLDAGLLHGDCLTVTGKTMAENLAHIAPPDPDGKVLRAMNNPIHPTGGITILHGTLAPEGAVVKSAGFESDVFEGTARVFERERAALDALEDGTITHGDVVVIRYEGPKGGPGMREMLAITGAIKGAGLGKDVLLMTDGRFSGGTTGLCVGHIAPEAVDGGPIAFVRDGDRIRLDVANGTLDVLVDEAEFEARKVGFEPLPPRYKTGVLAKYTKLVQSAAVGAVCN from the coding sequence ATGTCTGCCGATCAGCCCGATATCAAGCCCCGCAGCCGCGACGTCACCGACGGCCTGGAGAAGACCGCAGCCCGCGGAATGCTCCGCGCGGTAGGGATGGGTGACGACGACTGGGTCAAGCCGCAGATCGGCGTCGGGTCGTCGTGGAACGAGATCACCCCGTGCAACATGTCGCTGCAGCGGCTCGCCAAAGACGTCAAGAACGGTGTGCACGAGGCCGGCGGGTACCCGCTGGAGTTCGGCACCATCTCGGTGTCCGACGGCATCTCGATGGGCCACGAAGGCATGCACTTCTCGCTGGTCTCCCGCGAGGTGATCGCCGACAGCGTCGAGACCGTGGTGCAGGCCGAGCGCCTGGACGGCACCGTGCTGCTGGCCGGTTGCGACAAGTCGATCCCGGGCATGCTCATGGCGGCTGCCCGGCTGGACCTGGCGAGCGTCTTCTTCTACAACGGCTCGATCATGCCGGGCATCGCCAAGCTCACCGACGGCACCGAGAAGGAAGTCACGATCATCGACGCCTTCGAGGCGGTCGGGGCGTGCGTGCGCGGGCTGATGTCGCGGGAGGACGTCGACATCATCGAGCGCGCGATCTGTCCGGGCGAGGGCGCCTGCGGCGGCATGTACACCGCCAACACCATGGCGTCGGCTGCCGAGGCGCTGGGCATGTCGCTGCCGGGCAGCGCGTCGCCGGTGGCCGTGGACAAGCGGCGCGGCGAATACGCCCGCAAGTCCGGCGAGGCGGTCGTCGAGATGCTGCGCCGCGGCATCACCGCGCGCGACATCCTCACCAAGGAAGCCTTCGAGAACGCCATCGCCGTCGTGATGGCGTTCGGCGGGTCCACCAACGCGGTGCTGCACCTGCTGGCGATCGCCCGCGAGGCCGAGGTCGAGCTGACGCTGGCCGACTTCACCCGCATCGGGGCCAAGGTCCCGCACCTGGCCGACGTCAAGCCTTTCGGCCGCCACGTGATGAAGGATGTCGACGAGATCGGCGGTGTGCCGGTGGTGATGCGTGCCCTGCTGGACGCCGGTCTGCTGCATGGTGATTGCCTGACCGTCACCGGTAAGACCATGGCCGAGAACCTCGCTCACATCGCGCCGCCCGACCCGGACGGCAAGGTGCTGCGGGCGATGAACAACCCTATCCATCCGACCGGCGGCATCACGATCCTGCACGGCACATTGGCTCCCGAGGGTGCCGTGGTGAAGTCGGCGGGCTTCGAATCCGACGTGTTCGAGGGCACCGCAAGGGTTTTCGAGCGTGAGCGGGCCGCCCTGGATGCACTGGAGGACGGCACCATCACCCACGGCGACGTCGTGGTCATCCGTTACGAGGGGCCCAAGGGTGGCCCGGGCATGCGCGAGATGCTGGCCATCACCGGCGCCATCAAGGGTGCCGGGCTGGGCAAGGACGTCCTGCTGATGACGGACGGCCGGTTCTCCGGCGGGACGACAGGTCTGTGTGTCGGGCACATCGCCCCGGAGGCCGTGGACGGGGGACCGATCGCGTTCGTGCGCGACGGTGACCGGATCCGCCTCGACGTGGCGAACGGAACGCTGGACGTCCTCGTCGACGAGGCCGAGTTCGAGGCCCGGAAAGTCGGTTTCGAACCACTGCCCCCGCGTTACAAGACCGGCGTGCTGGCCAAGTACACCAAGCTGGTCCAGTCCGCCGCCGTCGGCGCTGTCTGCAACTAG